The Leptolyngbya sp. CCY15150 nucleotide sequence CGCGACCAAGGGGCAGTTCCCATCGCCCTGGATGTTAAAGAACTGGTGAGTACCCACATGGCGATCTTGGCGGGTACGGGGTCGGGAAAGTCTTACACCGCTGGCGTTTTGGTAGAGGAACTGCTGGCTCCCCATAACCGCGCCGCCGTGTTGATTTTTGACCCCCACGGGGAATATGGCACCCTGTCGGAACTGCGGGGGCATCCAGCCTTCACTGCCGAGGATGGCTATGCTCCCAAAGTTAAAGTGCTGACGCCGGATGATGTGCGCATTCGTATTTCGTCGTTGGACTACTACGATTTCCTCACCCTGCTACCAGAAATGAGCGATCGCCAGCAGGCCATCCTCAATAAAGCCTTTGCCTTGATTAAACGCCATCGGCAAGGGCAATACCGCTGGGGCATTGGTGACTTGATCGAAATGGTGAAAGAGGCAGACACCAGCGTGGATGATGAGGGCAACGAAAAGCTAGGCTCCTCCGCCCCCGCCATTACCTGGAAGCTCGATCGCTTAGCCGACATGCCCTACTTCCATCCCATGGAACACCTGGCCCCCAAGGATTTGTTTGAACCGGGGCAGGTGACGGTTTTGCAGATGAACGAGGTGTCTCAAGAAGCCCAGCAGGTGATCTGCGCGGCGGTGTTGCGCCAGTCCAACCAAGCCCGCATGAATACGCAAAAGGAATATATCTTGCCGGATGACGAAAACTACCTGCCCTATCCGGTCTTCATTTTGCTGGAAGAGGCCCACCGCTTCGCTCCTGCCCACGAACCTTCTCGCTGCAAAACCATCCTGCGAACGATTTTGAGTGAGGGACGTAAATTCGGTCTCGGCGTGGGGTTGATCACCCAGCGTCCCGGCAAGATCGACTCGGATGTTTTATCTCAATGCATGAGTCAATTCTTAATGCGCATCGTCAACCCGGTGGATCAGGAAAGCCTGAAGTATGGCGTGGAATCTGCTGGGCGCGACTTGTTGAAAGAACTGCCGGCTCTGACTAAGGGGCAGGTGATTATTTCTGGAGCCTGTGTGAATACGCCTGTGCTGTGTCAAGTGCGGCAACGGCTTACCCAGCACGGCGGCGAAACCTTAGATGCACCCGCTGAATGGCAGAAACATTTTCAAGCCCATCGACTGCGATCGCGTGCTGCCGATCAAGCTCCTGTCGCTAGTCGTAAACGCCCCAATACGTTTAAAGGCGTCAGTATCGATTAAGCCTAGGCAACCCAACGACAGATCTAGACCCAGCAAAAAAAGGGGATACATCAAACCTTCTAAAGATGTATCCCCCGCGAGTTTGCCACGAACAATTACAGGTATGTAGCTTCAGGCGATCAGGATTATTTCCAACCTGCCCGGTCAACAATTTCTACAACCTTGGGGTTATTGCGGCCGTAAGACGCTACATTCACCGCATCAACCTTGAAGTTACCGAGTTCCGACACAATCGGATCGACATTGACCCCTTCTAGCACCGGGTATTCATTATTGCCCGCTGCAAAGATTTCCTGCGCTTCGGGGCTAACTAGATATTCAATAAACGCGATCGCATTCTCGGGATTGGGAGCTGCAGCTAGCACACCGGCACCACTGATATTGACGTGGGTACCGCGATCGTCTTGGTTAGGGAAAAAGATACCCACTTGCTCTGCTACCGCTTGCTCGGCCGCATCTTCAGACTTAGCTAGTCTTGCCCAGTAGTAGTGGTTGGCGATCGCCACATCACATTGTCCCGAAGCGACGGCCTTAATTTGATCCGTATCTCCTCCTTCAGGCTCACGGGCCAAGTTGCTCACCAAACCTTCTACCCAGTCTTGAGTCGCCTCTTCGCCCATGGTTTCCACCATGGAGCCAACGAGGGAAAGGTTATAGATATTGCCCGAACTACGGATGCAGACGCGCCCCTGCCATTTGGGATCCGCTAGGTCTTCGTAGGTGGAAAGCTCAGATGGATCCACCGTATCTTTGTTGTAAACAATGACCCGCGCCCTGGTCGTTAGCCCAAACCAGAGACCATCAGGGTGGCGCAGGTTCTCAGGGATGGCGGCTGTCAACACATCTGATTCTACCGGTTGCAGCAATCCTTCCTGCTCGGCTAGCCAGAGCCGTCCTGCATCCACGGTCATGTAGACATCAGCCGGACTGTTTGCCCCTTCGCTCTTGATGCGCTCCAACAGTTCATCAGCGTCCCCTTCAATCAGGTTTACCTCAATGCCTGTCTCTTCTGTAAACCCTTCGTACAGGCTGTTATCGGTGTCGTAGTGCCGAGATGAATATAGGTTGACAACCTCACCATCACTAGCGGGGGTACTGGCGGTGTCGGAAGCAGCATCAGTCGTTGTATCGGTTGCCGTATCGGTAGACTGACTGGCACAGCCAATTGCGATCGCCATAGCGGCTCCGGTCAATCCAGCAAAAAGCGTCCGTCGTTTGAGTTTCATCATGGCGTGTGGATCTTAGTAGTCCTTAGTAGGGATAAGAAAGCTAGCCTGCAATAATTCCTAATACTGTCTATGCAGAGCCCAACTTAATGCAATTGATTATCAATTAATTTGTCCAACAAGAACCATAAACGACCAATCGTACGTTTGTCAACCTGATCTTGCTTGGAGACCGATCAATCTATGGACTAACATAGATTCTCAATAGATTGAAGCAATAGAGATTGAAGCAGTAGCTTGAATAGGCTGACGTAGGGTCGTGAACAGCGATCGCCCTTGTCGTACCAAAACGTTTAGAGCGCACAATCGCCATGGCCACCATCACGTTCGTGAGAACGATGGCCATCGCTGTGTAACCGTGTTGTGTAACCGTGTTGTGTAACCGTGCTGTGTAACCGTTGTTGTCTGGAACAACGGAATCTAGGAGGATGCTTGCTGAATTTGTCGGACGACGGTCAGCGCCGAATAGCTCACCCCTGCGGTACCTTCACCGGGATGGGTGCAGTCGCCCACCAGCCATAGGCCATCCACTGGCGTGCGGTTAGCAAAACCGAAGGGGCCAAAGGTGGGCACTCGCTGCCCTAATCCACCCACGGCTCCTTGATCGCGGGCGGTGTAGCGCTGGAAGGTTCTGGGGGTAGCTGCTTCACAATGAAGAATTGTGTCGGGCGTTAGGTGGAAAAATTGTCCTAGGCGGGCGATCGCTGCGTTGGTGTAGTCTTGCTTGAGGCGATCGTAGTCGGGGGTTGTCCACCAGAGCCCTAGGTCGGTAAACGACGAGGCGATGATAGTGGCACAGGTTGCGGGTGCGCGGCCATCGCCGGGATGGCTGACGGAGACAAAGAGGGAGTTGTTTTCAGCGATCGCTCCCTCATAGTCGTAGAGAAACTGGAGATGGGGCGGGCAGGGCTCGGGAATGGCTGAGGCCTTCACCCCCAAATACACCACAAAGGCACCGGAGGCAGGACGGAGCTTATCCACCCGCTGCCGGTAGCCGCTGGGAGCCTGATCGCCCAGCAACTGCACCAGATTTTGCACCGTCACGTTCGCCACCACCTGATCTGCAGGCTCCATCCACGCCTCGCCGGTCTTCTGGTTACGGATCTCGACCGCCACGGCCCGACCGTGACGGGTGTGGATCTTCTCTACCGTATGGCGCATCTGTAGCTCTCCGCCATCCCGCTCCAGGGATTCCACCAAGCGATCGCTCAACACCTGCATACTGCCTTCTAGGTGGTAGAGCCCTTGGGGTGCTTGGGATACACCCAGAGCCGTTGCAGCATAGAGAACGGCGGTTTCCTCGGCGTTGACTTGGGAGTAAAGTTTGAGCTGTAAATCTAGGAAGGTTCTCAGACGGCGATCGCCTCCCAGCCCATAGCGACGCAGCACCTGACCCACGGTAGAGAAGGTGTGGGGCGCGGTCAACAACGTGTCGGGACGTACTGCCTGCAGCAACTGGGCCACATCCCAAGCGCTACGCGGCGGCAGAATGGGATCTCGGGATTGAAAGGCCCAGCTATAGCGAAATAAATCGTTGAGAAACTGCCAAAAGGGTTCGCTCCCAGGAAACTGCCGCTGGCGTTCGGCCTGCCATCGCTGGGGATCTCGCCACACCTGAATGGGCTCCGTCTCACCTGGCAGGTAAACGGCGCAGGCGGGATCGCAGGGAGTTGCTTCCGGTAGGGGAATACCTAGTTCGGTAAAAATCCGATGGTGAATCCCCCCAGGCTCTAGCCCGGCCACCTGAGTAGCCCCCACATCAAAGGTAAATCCGCGCCGCTGAAACGTTGAAGCGCAACCCCCCGGCACGATCGCCTGATCAAACACCCGCACCCGATAGCCTCGATGGGCCAGCAACGCCGCCGCCGTCAAGCCGCCGATGCCCGCACCAATCACCACCACACGGGCCTCAGAGGATCCATCACCGGTTGACATACCGTCTGTGGATGGGTCTTCTGGGGATGGAGCTATAGAATCGCGATCGCGGGAAGACTGAGGCATGGCAGGGCGGTTGATAATGAGACGATGATTTACATTCCTTAATAGTTTGATCCTACGAGATTCGAGCGTTGACTGCAAACCTTTGATAGATCAGAGAAAGATCTGCTGCGTTGCAGGGCAAGCTAGCTCAAGAGAGCAAAGATGCAGGGGAATTGGTTGCCGATGTATCGGACATGACCCCATCTAGGTGTGTAAGGTAAAAGATGCGATCGCTCCCGGTTGGATCAGAATCCTCGGATTTCTGATGATCTAGTCAGCCAGCCTACTGCGCGGACGCATCATTGACGATTAAGATAGATGAAGCGGTACCGCTCCATAGGTGTTTATGACGTTTACGCTAACTGGGTCAGATTCGATGACTGGCTTGACTGCTCCAACGGTTCATCGGTTATCCAACGGGTTAACCATTGTGGCAGAGC carries:
- a CDS encoding ATP-binding protein, coding for MVSSRSQSPAIGTVKGPGDDGNQYVFITSNNRHVKIGEFVYYTVQLPGLDGTVRSLNILGKISARSLIDHLPDRIFADTEISPETIAALVGFSHPNPEIYQVTVDVVGYFDPRLGFMNPRRTPDPGEKVYLAHDDYLREVLNKRQPQAIGSAHIGSLLLRDQGAVPIALDVKELVSTHMAILAGTGSGKSYTAGVLVEELLAPHNRAAVLIFDPHGEYGTLSELRGHPAFTAEDGYAPKVKVLTPDDVRIRISSLDYYDFLTLLPEMSDRQQAILNKAFALIKRHRQGQYRWGIGDLIEMVKEADTSVDDEGNEKLGSSAPAITWKLDRLADMPYFHPMEHLAPKDLFEPGQVTVLQMNEVSQEAQQVICAAVLRQSNQARMNTQKEYILPDDENYLPYPVFILLEEAHRFAPAHEPSRCKTILRTILSEGRKFGLGVGLITQRPGKIDSDVLSQCMSQFLMRIVNPVDQESLKYGVESAGRDLLKELPALTKGQVIISGACVNTPVLCQVRQRLTQHGGETLDAPAEWQKHFQAHRLRSRAADQAPVASRKRPNTFKGVSID
- a CDS encoding Fe(3+) ABC transporter substrate-binding protein, translating into MKLKRRTLFAGLTGAAMAIAIGCASQSTDTATDTTTDAASDTASTPASDGEVVNLYSSRHYDTDNSLYEGFTEETGIEVNLIEGDADELLERIKSEGANSPADVYMTVDAGRLWLAEQEGLLQPVESDVLTAAIPENLRHPDGLWFGLTTRARVIVYNKDTVDPSELSTYEDLADPKWQGRVCIRSSGNIYNLSLVGSMVETMGEEATQDWVEGLVSNLAREPEGGDTDQIKAVASGQCDVAIANHYYWARLAKSEDAAEQAVAEQVGIFFPNQDDRGTHVNISGAGVLAAAPNPENAIAFIEYLVSPEAQEIFAAGNNEYPVLEGVNVDPIVSELGNFKVDAVNVASYGRNNPKVVEIVDRAGWK
- the crtD gene encoding C-3',4' desaturase CrtD — protein: MSTGDGSSEARVVVIGAGIGGLTAAALLAHRGYRVRVFDQAIVPGGCASTFQRRGFTFDVGATQVAGLEPGGIHHRIFTELGIPLPEATPCDPACAVYLPGETEPIQVWRDPQRWQAERQRQFPGSEPFWQFLNDLFRYSWAFQSRDPILPPRSAWDVAQLLQAVRPDTLLTAPHTFSTVGQVLRRYGLGGDRRLRTFLDLQLKLYSQVNAEETAVLYAATALGVSQAPQGLYHLEGSMQVLSDRLVESLERDGGELQMRHTVEKIHTRHGRAVAVEIRNQKTGEAWMEPADQVVANVTVQNLVQLLGDQAPSGYRQRVDKLRPASGAFVVYLGVKASAIPEPCPPHLQFLYDYEGAIAENNSLFVSVSHPGDGRAPATCATIIASSFTDLGLWWTTPDYDRLKQDYTNAAIARLGQFFHLTPDTILHCEAATPRTFQRYTARDQGAVGGLGQRVPTFGPFGFANRTPVDGLWLVGDCTHPGEGTAGVSYSALTVVRQIQQASS